In the genome of Metabacillus litoralis, the window ATTTCGTTTCCACACTCTTTACATTGTTTTTTAGGTAAGTTTCTGAAAAATTCAGTTATTTTCATTATCATTTGGAATCCCCTCCGTTTGATTTTATTACACTTATTGTATTATAACAGATTAAAAAGTGTCAACAACTGTTTTGTAACAATTTTCGAGTAGAAAGGTAAAAGTTGTTGATTTGTAGGAGTTTTACCAACTAAAAATAGGTATTAGCCAATTTTTGGTATAAAGAATTTCAATTTTATGAATCCTAATATTGGTTTATAATGGAAAGGTCTAAAAGGAGGGGGAATTAGAGATGGAAGTAACCGTTATTGGCTTTTGGGGTGGCTTTCCAAAAGTAAATGAAGCAACATCAGGGTATTTAGTGGAATCAGATGGATTTAAACTACTAGTGGATTGTGGTAGTGCTGTGCTATCAAAACTACAAGAGTACTTAACGATTGATGAATTGGATGCCGTCATTTTATCCCACTATCATCACGATCATATAGCTGATGTTGGTCCCCTGCAATATGCTCGCTATGTTACAACGATCATTAATGGAAAAGGGAAGACGCTGCCAATTTATGGTCATAAATTAGATAAGGGAGGCTTCCAGAAACTAACATATAAAGATGCAACAATAGGCATCGAGTATACATCAGAACAGGTGGTTTCTGTTGGCCCCTTTACCATCTCTTTTTTAGAAACATCTCATCCGGCACCATGCTTTGCAATGAAAATAACAGATCATAAATCAACTGTCATTTATACGGCTGATTCTAGCTATAAGCATGAGTTTATACCTTTTTCAAATAAAGCAGATCTCCTTATCGCTGAGTGCAGTCTTTATTCACATCAAGATGGTGCGAAGATGGGACATATGAATAGTCGGGAAGTTGGAGAAATAGCTCAAAAGGCAGGAGTGAACCAACTGCTTATTACTCATTTGCCTCATTTTGGGGATCATAATGATTTAAAAAGAGATGCGGAGAATATCTTCTCAGGTAAAGTACTTCTTGCCAAGAGTGGTCTGAAGATTAATTGTTCGTAAAGGGTTACTACATACTAGTGACCCTTTATCTGTAAAAATATTTTGCCCTCAAAATTAATACAGTAATAAAATTAGGCTTAAGTTCATTTAAATCCTGTAATAACTTCAGAGAAGTTCCTATAAAACTATAAAATATAAGATGAAATCCATTCCATGTGATTGTATAATTTTTCTACTTTCAATATAATAAAGATAGAATATTTTAAAAGTTGGCGATATAAGTAATTTATACAGCCTATATGAAAAATCGAATATTCTATTGTAGCCGTTGTCTCATGGAAAGCAAGGGAGTATTTTCAAAAACATAAAATGAATGGTTATTCATTCATTTTTAAAGGGGTGGGAGAATGAATTTATCTTTACGGTTTTCAGAAACTGTAAAAGAACATGGAACAAAGCCGGCATTTATTTTTGAAGGTAATGAAACTTCTTATTTGCAGTTAGAGGGAGCAATTAATCAATTTGCAAGCAGCTTAACAGACATGGGAATAAACAAAGGGGATCATGTCGCAGTTGTTTTAGGAAATTCACCTTATTTTGTTATCTCTTTATACGGAGCTTTAAGAGCTGGAGCAACCGTTATTCCGATCAATCCTATCTACACACCTGATGAAATTGCTTATATTATTAATAACGGAGATGTTAAGTCGGTCATTACGTTAGATTTGTTAATACCGTTATTTGAAAAAATGAATGAAAAGCTGCCTAAGCTTGAACACATTATTACGTGTGAAACACCACCTACTGATAGCAAAACAGATGTAGATGTAACGAAGCTATCTATTTACACAAAAATGAAAGGGTTTACAAAGATGCTTTCAACAGGTAGCCCGAGGTTTGTTGGTCCGGAGTTATCAGATGATGATGTTGCTGTTATTCTCTATACGTCTGGTACAACTGGTAAACCAAAGGGTGCGATGTTGACGCATAAAAACTTATATAGCAATGCAATTGATACGGCAAACTATTTAAAGATGACAAGTGATGATATTGTTGTGACAACATTGCCGATGTTTCATGTATTTTGCTTAACAGTTTCTTTAAATGCACCTTTAATGAATGGAGCCACATTACTTATTGTTCCGAGATTCAGTCCTGAAGTTATTTTTCAATTGGTTAAGAGCTATCAGGCAACAGTTTTTGCTGGAGTTCCAACTATGTATAACTTCTTACTTCAGTATGACAAAGCACTGCCTGATGATTTAAAGTCATTGCGCATTTGTATTTCAGGTGGGGCATCGATGCCTGTAGCATTATTAAAAGGATTTGAACAAAAATTCAAGGTTATTGTTTCAGAGGGCTATGGTTTATCCGAAGCATCTCCGGTTACTTGTTTTAATCCACTTGACCGCCCAAGAAAGGCTGGTTCAATTGGGACAAATATTGTGAACGTTGAAAATAAGGTTGTAAATGAGCTTGGAGAGGAATTACCACCAAATCATGTAGGAGAGCTTATCGTAAGAGGTCCTAATGTTATGAAGGGCTATTATAAAATGCCAGAAGAAACGGCACATACATTACGAGACGGCTGGCTTTATACAGGTGATTTGGCAAGACAGGATGAAGAAGGGTATTTCTATATTGTTGATCGAAAGAAAGATATGATTATTGTAGGTGGTTATAATGTATATCCACGTGAAGTGGAGGAGGTACTTTATAATCATGAAGAAGTTGTAGAGGTTGCTGTTTTAGGCGTTCCTGACCCAAATTTTGGCGAAGCAGTCAAATGCTTTGTCGTCGTCAAGGATGACAAAATGACAGAGGATGACCTTTTGGAGTACTGTAAACAGCACCTTGCTAAGTACAAAGTACCTAGTTCAATTGAATTCTTAGAAGAGCTACCAAAGAATACTACTGGAAAAATATTAAGGAGAGCTCTTAAAGATCAAGTTTTACAAAAATAGTATTTTGCTAGAATGAAATGAATGGTATTTTTTTCATGAACAAAAACACAGATATCCTTATGATATCTGTGTTTTTTCGCTTTAAAGTAAGGAAGTATAGGCTGAAATATAGAAAAAAACATTATTAAATTTTCGAAAAATATTGAACTATTTGATTTCTCCTGTATAATTTAATCAATAAAAGCATAAAAGCATAAAAGGGAACAATCATTAAAGGGGGACTTTTGTATGAAAAAAGGTTGGAAAATTGGTACAGGTTTAATGCTTGCTAGCTTTCTAGCATTATCGGGTTGTGGAGGCAGTGAAGGAACGTCTGAAAGTAGCAGCGGAGACTCTGGTTCAGATGCTGGTAGCGGAGAAAAGACCTATACAATTGGTGTAAACCAAATCGTTGAGCATCCATCACTTGATGCAGCATTAGAAGGATTTAAAGCAGCATTAAAAGAAAAAGGCTTGGAAGTTGAATATGATGTTCAAATTGCACAAGGAGATCAAAATAATAGCCAAACGATTGCTAATAACTTTGTTGGTGATGGAGTTGACTTAATTTTCGCTAACTCAACACCAAGCGCTCAGAGTGCTTTAAATGCAACAACAGATATTCCAATTATCTTTACTTCTGTAACAGATCCAGTTGGAGGCGGCTTAGTAAAAAGCTTTGAAGAACCTGGTGCAAACATAACAGGAACAACCGATACTCATCCGGATGCAATTCCTAATACAGTGAAGTTTATTGATGAAAACATCGATGGAACTAAAGTTGGGATGATCTATAACTCTGGAGAACAGAACTCTGTTGCTCAAATTGATCTTGTTAAGAAAGCAATGGAAGGAACAGATTTAGAGGTTGTTGAAGCATCTGTGTCAACATCAGCAGAAGTAAAACAAGCAGCAGAATCTTTAGTTGGTAAAGTTGATTCCTTATACGTTATCACAGATAACACAGTAGTTTCTGCATTAGAAAGTGTAATTGGTGTTGCTAGTGATAATGACCTACCATTATTTGTTGGTGAATTAGATTCTGTAGAACGTGGTGGCTTCGCAGCTTATGGTTTTGATTACTATGATATTGGCTTTGAAGCTGGAGAAATGGCAGTTAGCATATTAAATGGTGAGAAAAAAGCAAGTGAAATTCCAGTACAATATCCACAAAAACTTAAACTACAAATCAACGCAAAATCAGCTGAGGATATGGGAATTGAAATAAAAGAAGAATGGAAAGAAGAAGCAGAAATTCTTGAATAAAGGTGAGAAATTATGTTTACAGCCCTATTTGGATCAGTAGAGTCAGGCTTAATTTATGCGATTATGGCTCTAGGAGTATACCTATCATTTAGAATATTAGACTTCCCTGATTTAACAGTAGACGGCAGCTTTGTAACTGGCGCAGCAGTGAGTGCCGTATTAATTGTTAACGGTGTGAATCCTTTCATGGCCACATTAGTCGCATTGATTGTAGGCTTTCTGGCTGGCTGTATCACAGGGGTGCTGCATACTAAAGGGAATATTAACCCTCTGCTTTCGGGGATATTAATGATGATCGCCCTGTATTCTATTAATCTTAGAATTATGGGGAAATCAAATGTTCCGTTATTACAGGAAGAAACAGTTTTCACACAATTATTAGAAGGCTGGAACAAGCTTGGGATTGATGCTGGCCTTCAGAGTCTCTTTATTTCACTTGGCCTGGAAGGGTTTGTCCCGAAAACATGGTCAGTCGTTATTACGATGTTAATCATGATTTTAGTAATTAAATATCTTTTAGACTATTTCTTGAAAACAGAGCTTGGTCTAGCGATTAGAGCTGTTGGTGATAATCAAAATATGATAACAAGTTTTTCTGCAAATACAGATATGTTAAAAATTGTAGGACTTGGTTTATCAAATGCACTTGTTGCATTTTCTGGTGCATTTATAGCTCAATACAACGGCTTTAGTGATGTTGGAATGGGTATCGGGATGATTATCATTGGTTTAGCATCTGTTATTATTGGTGAGGCATTAGTCGGTACAAAAACAATTGTGCGCGCAACGATAGCTGTTATTATCGGGGCAATTGTATATCGAATTATTGTTGCGATGGCACTTCGAGTAAACTTTTTCGAAACAGGAGATATGAAGCTGATTACAGCATGTATTGTTATAGGAGCACTTGTTATTCCGCAAATCATTGATAAGCAAAAAGATAAACGGAAGAAAAGCTTACGAAGAAAGCGGGGTGCGAACATTGCTACAACTAAAGCAAATATATAAAGTTTTCAATGAAGGATCCCTTGATGAGAAAATCGCCTTAAACCACTTATCATTGTCTTTAGAAGAAGGAGACTTTGTTACCGTTATTGGAAGTAATGGTGCAGGAAAGTCTACGCTGTTAAATGTTATTGCTGGAAGAATCACTCCAGATGATGGTGATGTTCAAATTAAGGACCAATCCATGCTTGATGTAAGAGAGTACAAACGCTCACGATACATTGGGCGGGTTTTCCAAGATCCGATGGCAGGAACGGCGCCAACTTTAACGATTGAAGAAAACCTAGCAATTGCTTATTCCAGAGTTCATAAACGAAGCCTGAAGCCTGGTGTAACAGCGAAACGACGTGTGTTTTTCAAAGAGCAGCTTGAAATGTTAGGTCTTGGTCTTGAAAATCGTTTGTCTGCTAAAGTTGGATTACTTTCTGGTGGAGAACGACAGGCTTTATCTCTATTAATGGCCACATTTACAAAGCCTGATATTCTGTTGCTTGATGAGCATACGGCTGCACTTGACCCTTCAAGAGCAGAGTTGATTACGAACTTAACGAAGAAGCTTGTTGAAAAGGGGAATTTAACGACGTTAATGATTACCCATAATATGCAGCAGGCGGTAGATCTCGGAAATCGACTGATCATGATGGATAAGGGGCAAATTGTTTTTCAGGCTGAGGGAGACCAAAAACAGGGATTAACGGTAAATTCATTATTAGAAGAGTTCTCAAAAATTAAGTCAGATAGCTCATTATCTGATAAAGCACTACTTATTTAAGGATGAGCTAGTAATAGAAAAGGTACATGTTCCAGTGTAAAATGTACCCTTTGTAAAGGACAGTTTAAAAAAAGCCTAGGCTGCGTTAAGAAGATGATCTCTGTATTGAACAGGGGTCATCTTTTTTAAATTCCATTGATATCTATAGTAATTGTAGTAATTCATATATTGCTTAATTTCTCTTCTTAATTCATCTAGAGTTGTACACTCTTTAATTGATGCTTCATCTTTAAGATGACCAAAGAAAGATTCTTGAGGGGCGTTATCCCAACAATTTCCTCGTCTTGACATAGATTGGTGTAATCCTAATTTCTTTACTGCCTTCTGAAAGTCAGGATGTGTATAATGGACTCCTTGATCTGAATGGATTAGTGCATCTTTTGCTTTCTTGAAATTTCTATTTGTCTTTAACTTTTTGAGAGTATCTGTAGCTAAATTTAAGGTCATTCGATCTGATACATGGTAGGCTAGGATTTCACCAGTTGAACCATCCTTAATTGCTGATAAATAAGCCCTCATTCCTTTTCCAAAATGAAGATAAGTGATATCAGTTAAGAGTACTTTCCAAGGTATTCCTTGTTTAAAATGTCTATTTAAAAGGTTTGGTACAACCCGATGCTCCTGTGTGGCTTTCATCATTCTTCTATAAGGATTTGCTTTTCGAATGGGGCAAATTATACTGTATTTTTTCATGATTCGTCGGATACGTTTCAAATTGTAGACAACATTAAATTGACCCGCCAATGTCATTTTGATTTGACGTGCCCCTTTCTTGCGATTTTTAAAATTGAAAGCTTTTAAGATAATTTCCTTTACTACTTCATCTTTTTTATCATTTTGTATTCTTCGTTCCTGTGATTTCTCAGTGAAATAATTATAATAACCACTTCTTGAGACGCCAGCTAGCTCACAAAGATAGCTCACCATATTTTTCAATTGATATTTTTCAATTACTGAACGAATTAAAAGATACTTTTGAAAGGGAGGAAGGATTATTTCTTCATCCCCCTTTCCGCGAATCGTATCTTTTTTAAAAGTTCGTTTTCAGCCTTTAGCAAGTTGATTTGTGCTTCTAAGCGAGCATTTTTCTCCTCTAAAGAAAGTTCTTTTTCTCTAGGACGCCCGGAGTTATCAGCTCTGGTATCACGTAAACCGTCTATCCCACTCTCATCAAAAGCATCTTTCCATCTTCTTCTCGCTGACCTGATCCGTTGTTTTCCTAACACATTTATATCAAAACCATATTCTTCAAATATCTCTCTAGCAAACTTTCCTTTTTCTTTCTCCGAAATGAAGATATGTTTAAATTCATCAGTATAAGTGATTCCTTTAGAGCTAACAGATTTAACATATTTATTAGTAGATAACTGCATAATCTCTTTTTCTGTAAAAGTCTTTTTACTCATAAAAATATTTCTCCAGTCCCTGTTGTAATTTTCTCTAGATGTTTTTTTATTATACAAAAAAGTACCCTATAGGTAGACTTTTTTTATGTGTCTACTCTATAGGGTACATTTTAGTGCGGAGCATGTACCTTTTTCTATTACTAGAATATACTTATTTCTTTAACACGAAACAAGGCTTCTTCATCTGCAATTATTAGTGCTTTAGGATGATTGTTTAAAATGGAAGCAGGAAACTCTTCTGTAATTTCACCACTTAGTAGTTTCACCATCGCATCTTGTTTTGATTTTCCAGAAGCTAATAATAAAATTTCCTTACTTTGATAAATTGTCTGAATACCCATTGTAATGGCTTGGGTTGGGACTTCATCTAGACTATGAAAGAAGCGGGCATTCGCTTTTCTTGTGGACTGGGCAAGATCAACAACATGTGTTTTTGAATGAAAGGAGGTGCCAGGCTCATTGAAGCCGATGTGCCCATTTGCTCCTATACCCAGAATCTGTAGATCAATTCCTCCAGCTTCGATAATCAAGCTTTCATACTTTCTACATTCAGCTTCATTGTCATCATTCAAACCTGAAGGAATATGAGTATTTTCGTTTAGAATATTTAAATGTTGAAATAAGTTTTCATTCATATAGTGATGATAACTGTTAGAATCTTCTTTTGAAAGTCCAATATACTCATCTAAATTAAATGTTTTTACTTGCTTATATGATGTGTGATTTTGTTGATGATCTTCAATTAGTTTGTTATAGACACCTTTAGGAGTTCCGCCTGTTGCTAAACCTAGATTCAAGTTTAGATTATTTTTAACCCTATTAATAATATATTCAGCAGCTTTTAAACTCATTTCATCATAATTTTTTACTTCAATGATTTTCAAGTGATGTCATCTCCTTAACAGAACAAGCATAAAATAGATCTTGCAATAGCTGCTTTCAAAACTACTCCTCTACTATTTTATGACCATGTTCTTGATTTGTATAAGCGATTTTCCCATTACAAATAGTCATAAAAATGTTCATCTCTTCATCAAGTATGACAAGATCTGCATCTTTTCCGATTGATATGCTACCCTTACGATCAAACACATTTAATTGTTTTGCTGGATTTTCCGAAGCCATCTTAATAGCACTTTTAATGGAACAACCAGTAAAGCGCTGGATGTTTTTAAATGCATCAATCATTTTAAGGACACTACCAGCCAAAGTGTTTTTTTCTAGTAGGGCTTTCCCTTCCTTCACAGTAACCATTTGTCCACCTAAATCATATTTTCCGTCAACAAGCCATTTTGCTCTCATAGCGTCAGAGATTAAGATTAATCTCTCATCTGTTATTTGATCATAGGCTAGTTTCACAACTTCAGGACAAACATGAATACCGTCGGCAATCAGCTCTACCTTTAGTTCATTTTTTAGAAATGCTGCTCCAACAATTCCAGGGTCACGATGGTGCAAGCCTGTCATTTGGTTGAATAAGTGTGTAACATGTGAAAGACCATTTTCAATTGCAACCAATACCTGCTTATATGTTGCTTGAGAATGAGCAATGGAAGAAATAATTCCTTGATCTTTTAAATATTGTAGAAATTCGGTCCCCCCTGGAAGCTCTGGGGCAAGGGTAACTAGCTTAATATTGTTATTAGCTATTGATTGCCATGTTTTAAAGAGTTCCAAGTCAGGGGTTAAAATGTGTTGAATTGGTTGTGCGCCAGCTTTATCTTTATGAATAAAGGGACCTTCTAAATGAATCCCTAATACCTCTGAATTACCTTCTGATTGTAAGGAGTGAATATACTCACTTCCATTTACTAGACATTTTTCTATCACTTTTATATCTTCTGTTATTGTGGTTGCTAAGAAACTTGTTGTCCCTTCCATTGGAAGAGTAGAAGCCATCACATCCAATGCCTCTTTTGTTGCATCCATAGTATCTGCCCCATTTGCACCATGGATATGAAGGTCGATCATGCCAGGTATAACAGTAAAAGTATCTGGTATCTTGATGATTTTGTAATCAGAGTGATTTGTTGTGAAATGAGACAAACTAATATCACTAACTTTTCCCTCATCTATCTTTAGAAAGCCACTCTTAATGACTTGGTTTTCAGAGTAAATCGTTCCATTCTGAATGATCAGCTTATTTGAAAATGAGCTCATTTTAAATGTACTCCTTTTATAAGAATTCATATTTAAAGCATAGCATCTCAATATATAGTTGTCTATACCGGTTGAAAAAACCATGTATGAAAATATAACAGGAATTATGACAAACTGTCGATTTTGATTTATAAAATTGGTATAGACATCTATATCTAATGGTGATAAGATATTTGTGTAAAAACGCTTCCAAGTAACAAGAAACAACATATTGTAATGCCATTTTATATTTATTGTTATTCAACTTTGGATAAGGGGGAAGTCATATGATGAAATACTTACAAAATATTGGCCGCTCTTTAATGCTTCCAGTAGCAGTATTACCAGCCGCTGCAATTTTAATGGGCATAGGATATTGGATTGATCCATCTGGCTGGGGAGCAGGTAATCCAATTGCGGCATTCTTAATTAAAGCTGGATCTTCTATTATCGACAACATGTCCATTCTTTTTGCAGTTGGTGTGGCTTTAGGAATGTCTAAAACCAAAGATGGTTCCGCAGCACTTAGTGGCTTAGTTGCATTTCTTGTTGTAACAACCCTATTATCAACTAACTCCGTTGCTTTGCTGCAAGGTGTAGATCCAGAAGGAGTTAACCCGGCATTTGCTAAGATTGAAAACCAGTTTGTCGGAATCCTTTCAGGTATTGTTGCTTCTATGATGTACAACCGCTTTAGTGAGGTGCAATTACCTGCAGCTTTAGCCTTCTTTAGTGGTAAGCGTCTAGTACCAATTATGACAGCTGTTTCTATGCTAGTTGTCTCAGT includes:
- the yhfH gene encoding protein YhfH, with amino-acid sequence MIMKITEFFRNLPKKQCKECGNEIEEQHECYGNTCNECLHVTEI
- a CDS encoding MBL fold metallo-hydrolase, with the protein product MEVTVIGFWGGFPKVNEATSGYLVESDGFKLLVDCGSAVLSKLQEYLTIDELDAVILSHYHHDHIADVGPLQYARYVTTIINGKGKTLPIYGHKLDKGGFQKLTYKDATIGIEYTSEQVVSVGPFTISFLETSHPAPCFAMKITDHKSTVIYTADSSYKHEFIPFSNKADLLIAECSLYSHQDGAKMGHMNSREVGEIAQKAGVNQLLITHLPHFGDHNDLKRDAENIFSGKVLLAKSGLKINCS
- a CDS encoding fatty acid--CoA ligase family protein; its protein translation is MNLSLRFSETVKEHGTKPAFIFEGNETSYLQLEGAINQFASSLTDMGINKGDHVAVVLGNSPYFVISLYGALRAGATVIPINPIYTPDEIAYIINNGDVKSVITLDLLIPLFEKMNEKLPKLEHIITCETPPTDSKTDVDVTKLSIYTKMKGFTKMLSTGSPRFVGPELSDDDVAVILYTSGTTGKPKGAMLTHKNLYSNAIDTANYLKMTSDDIVVTTLPMFHVFCLTVSLNAPLMNGATLLIVPRFSPEVIFQLVKSYQATVFAGVPTMYNFLLQYDKALPDDLKSLRICISGGASMPVALLKGFEQKFKVIVSEGYGLSEASPVTCFNPLDRPRKAGSIGTNIVNVENKVVNELGEELPPNHVGELIVRGPNVMKGYYKMPEETAHTLRDGWLYTGDLARQDEEGYFYIVDRKKDMIIVGGYNVYPREVEEVLYNHEEVVEVAVLGVPDPNFGEAVKCFVVVKDDKMTEDDLLEYCKQHLAKYKVPSSIEFLEELPKNTTGKILRRALKDQVLQK
- a CDS encoding ABC transporter substrate-binding protein — encoded protein: MKKGWKIGTGLMLASFLALSGCGGSEGTSESSSGDSGSDAGSGEKTYTIGVNQIVEHPSLDAALEGFKAALKEKGLEVEYDVQIAQGDQNNSQTIANNFVGDGVDLIFANSTPSAQSALNATTDIPIIFTSVTDPVGGGLVKSFEEPGANITGTTDTHPDAIPNTVKFIDENIDGTKVGMIYNSGEQNSVAQIDLVKKAMEGTDLEVVEASVSTSAEVKQAAESLVGKVDSLYVITDNTVVSALESVIGVASDNDLPLFVGELDSVERGGFAAYGFDYYDIGFEAGEMAVSILNGEKKASEIPVQYPQKLKLQINAKSAEDMGIEIKEEWKEEAEILE
- a CDS encoding ABC transporter permease; this encodes MFTALFGSVESGLIYAIMALGVYLSFRILDFPDLTVDGSFVTGAAVSAVLIVNGVNPFMATLVALIVGFLAGCITGVLHTKGNINPLLSGILMMIALYSINLRIMGKSNVPLLQEETVFTQLLEGWNKLGIDAGLQSLFISLGLEGFVPKTWSVVITMLIMILVIKYLLDYFLKTELGLAIRAVGDNQNMITSFSANTDMLKIVGLGLSNALVAFSGAFIAQYNGFSDVGMGIGMIIIGLASVIIGEALVGTKTIVRATIAVIIGAIVYRIIVAMALRVNFFETGDMKLITACIVIGALVIPQIIDKQKDKRKKSLRRKRGANIATTKANI
- a CDS encoding ABC transporter ATP-binding protein; protein product: MLQLKQIYKVFNEGSLDEKIALNHLSLSLEEGDFVTVIGSNGAGKSTLLNVIAGRITPDDGDVQIKDQSMLDVREYKRSRYIGRVFQDPMAGTAPTLTIEENLAIAYSRVHKRSLKPGVTAKRRVFFKEQLEMLGLGLENRLSAKVGLLSGGERQALSLLMATFTKPDILLLDEHTAALDPSRAELITNLTKKLVEKGNLTTLMITHNMQQAVDLGNRLIMMDKGQIVFQAEGDQKQGLTVNSLLEEFSKIKSDSSLSDKALLI
- a CDS encoding IS3 family transposase (programmed frameshift), translated to MSKKTFTEKEIMQLSTNKYVKSVSSKGITYTDEFKHIFISEKEKGKFAREIFEEYGFDINVLGKQRIRSARRRWKDAFDESGIDGLRDTRADNSGRPREKELSLEEKNARLEAQINLLKAENELLKKNTIRGKGDEEIILPPFQKYLLIRSVIEKYQLKNMVSYLCELAGVSRSGYYNYFTEKSQERRIQNDKKDEVVKEIILKAFNFKNRKKGARQIKMTLAGQFNVVYNLKRIRRIMKKYSIICPIRKANPYRRMMKATQEHRVVPNLLNRHFKQGIPWKVLLTDITYLHFGKGMRAYLSAIKDGSTGEILAYHVSDRMTLNLATDTLKKLKTNRNFKKAKDALIHSDQGVHYTHPDFQKAVKKLGLHQSMSRRGNCWDNAPQESFFGHLKDEASIKECTTLDELRREIKQYMNYYNYYRYQWNLKKMTPVQYRDHLLNAA
- the nagB gene encoding glucosamine-6-phosphate deaminase gives rise to the protein MKIIEVKNYDEMSLKAAEYIINRVKNNLNLNLGLATGGTPKGVYNKLIEDHQQNHTSYKQVKTFNLDEYIGLSKEDSNSYHHYMNENLFQHLNILNENTHIPSGLNDDNEAECRKYESLIIEAGGIDLQILGIGANGHIGFNEPGTSFHSKTHVVDLAQSTRKANARFFHSLDEVPTQAITMGIQTIYQSKEILLLASGKSKQDAMVKLLSGEITEEFPASILNNHPKALIIADEEALFRVKEISIF
- the nagA gene encoding N-acetylglucosamine-6-phosphate deacetylase, with the translated sequence MSSFSNKLIIQNGTIYSENQVIKSGFLKIDEGKVSDISLSHFTTNHSDYKIIKIPDTFTVIPGMIDLHIHGANGADTMDATKEALDVMASTLPMEGTTSFLATTITEDIKVIEKCLVNGSEYIHSLQSEGNSEVLGIHLEGPFIHKDKAGAQPIQHILTPDLELFKTWQSIANNNIKLVTLAPELPGGTEFLQYLKDQGIISSIAHSQATYKQVLVAIENGLSHVTHLFNQMTGLHHRDPGIVGAAFLKNELKVELIADGIHVCPEVVKLAYDQITDERLILISDAMRAKWLVDGKYDLGGQMVTVKEGKALLEKNTLAGSVLKMIDAFKNIQRFTGCSIKSAIKMASENPAKQLNVFDRKGSISIGKDADLVILDEEMNIFMTICNGKIAYTNQEHGHKIVEE